The Arachis ipaensis cultivar K30076 chromosome B10, Araip1.1, whole genome shotgun sequence DNA window TTTGCACAAGTGCTATTAGTTTTCTACAGAACTTGTCAGTATTGAGAGGGTAGAAAAACATTATGAGAAAGAAAAACCAAGATATGAAATACATTGAGTATGCTCAATATCACTATGGTCTACGTATGGAACACAGAGGTTAATATGGTCCAGTATGTAGCGGGGAAGAAAAAACCTTCAAAACTAACAATTAGCACCAAGAATCGCTTCTCTTTTCCTCTGCCAAAAAAGAATGaagggaagaaaaaaaaagggaacaaTACCAATAAAAATCCTGTGGAACAAATTGCAGCTATCCACTCAGTTCCTAACTCTCTTCATTTTCAACAAGTATTCTCTTGCAAGCTTCATAGCACATGAAAGAAATCCCTGCAGCAGGAACTAGCTTGAAGCAGCTTGGTCCCAAACCTCTATACAACCCTGCAACCCCTTCCTTCTCGAGTATACTCATGAGGGCATGAAGCATGTTACTGTATTGCCTTCCATTTATAGCCCCAGCTTGCATATGCTTACGAGCAACCTCAAGTGGAAATGTTGCAGTGCTTGAGAATGCACCAGCAGCAGATCCAATTAAGAGGGTCATCACATTCCCAATTTCTTCCTTATTCAAAGCTTTCTTGTAAGCTTTTCTCATTGTATCATAGGCAAGATAGTTTGTAGCAGCATAAGGGATTACACCAATTAGGCTTGGGGTGAGGCCTCTATAGAGCTCTGCAGGACCTTCTTCACGAACAATTCTCAGGAATGCGTCAAGTAAGTTCTTGTACACCCCTCTCTGACATTTATGACATGTCATGAAACTTAAGTCACTTACAGCTTATGAGATCAGGATCAACAAGTCTCTATATGAGTGCATACCTGGACAGTTAGACGAGTTTTGAGTAGCTCAAGAGGGTATGTACATAAGGTAGAGCTAACTCCAGCAACAGCTCCTGAAATTAATGAGGCGGGAATAGGGATTTTCGGTTGCTCTCCAGGTTTAGGAGACAATTGCTTCTTGATTGTATCATAAGCAAACAGCTGCATGTCCCACCAGATGTCATTAGAATTTAATTAAGTTGATTAAATTAAGGCTCTATATATCGCTGGTGGTATAGATGAATTTGAGAGTAGAAGTTTATAAAACATTGTGATTGTAAGTTCAAACAAGAAGACAATAAGCCAAATATTAAGCTAGTTGTCCCCTTCCAGCTTCACATGTCAGGCATTTTCAGTTTCTAAATAAGTGAATAATCATAATTGATCTTTCATAGATAAATTCCAATGAATCAAAAGTGGCACTGGTTATGAATTTTGAATGACAAATACACGAAACAAAAGCTATCTAGGATCATACCATATATTCGAAATAATTATGTGTACACACACCTCAATGGCCTTGCTTGGAGCAACACGGATGACATTAGCAAAATTTCCTCTGAACAAGCCTTTCCATCCATCAACTTCCATGATAGACTGAAACACTTGTACGGTACTACGTCCGCAGCTCCCCACCATCAAATGTGTTCTTATGGTCTCCAATGGCGCCACCGCAGTCCTTGACACTGCACCTGCAATAGCCCCACTTATCAACCTCCTCAAAGATGGATTCCCAATCTTAAACTTCAGCTTAAACCCCTTCTTCCTTTTCTTATTCATCATAAGGCCTTCCTCATCAACTTCAAGTGCAGCTTCTTCATGCTCATCACTCAACAAAAATCCTTGAAACCTTGTTGTAgtttgaaaaccaaattcatcaggTATCAACTCGTTCTTCATGGAAGAATTAGCCAAGGGGAGTTTTGCGGCATTGTCTCGAGCAGGTGGTGGATTTGGTGAAATACCAAAGCCAAACCCTGCTTGACCAACACTTGCAAATAGGCCAGTTGGATGAACACGAACGTTATCCCCATGTGATACCCATTCTAACTTTATTCTGCGTATTACTACATCTCTGCAGCCATATTCAACACCTTGCACCCTTCCCATGTCCAATGATATATCTTAAGCTACAAAAGACAAGCTAGTTGCTTCAAGTGGTTTGATACTTGTATAAGAACTACAACTCGTTTTAAAAATATTAACTTTATAAAGTGTCGAGAGATTAAAGATGGTTTTGAGAAAATGGGGACACAAGAATGTGCCAATTCTGGAGGTGATAATAACATAGACTAAACTTAGCTGATGAAAAAAGGGAATAATTCTACTATTCTAGGAATGACCAGGGCAGAGGAACACAACGAACTGAGGAATAAAGTTAAAgttgaaacaaaaaataaaaaaatggaatttTACTTGGATGAGGAATTTTGACGAAGAACACAAACCAGAaactctctgtctctctctctctctctctgcctcggcaacaaaggcaaagaagagaagagagcaaAGATGGTGTAGTTCTCAATGCTCTGCTTCTTAGCTTTATGGAACCTGTTTCCTTTGTTTGATCCAAGACCAAGAGCCAAAGGAAACTATAATTTGTTCAATTAAATTTGGATAATGTACAAAATATTATAactatttaaattattaaatttatatataaatatgctAAATTATCTGTCATAACTTCAGCTATGTATACTTCTAATTTTATGTAAAATTTCGATTTTCAATTTATAGAGTATGTTAGCTTTGACAATCAAATTTTTTAAACAatgttaagaaaaaaaattaaaaagaaattagaaaaactGGTAGttcattatattttatatatcttttccattttcaattttttttaattaagtttttttttttttgggtcagaATTAAGTTTATCTTATGCCACAGGACTCGAATACCTAACAGAGAGAGTAGCAGTTTTATGTCCACGTCCTTTGGGCCACTATGATCCAAAAAGAGTCATTCTTGTATGCCCAACTACGATCTATTGGGCCAAACCCAGTTGACCCGGAGTAAAATGTAAAAAGAGTAAAAGACAATATAATCGTCAACAAGGAAAAAATCTCACGTGTGGCGGTGGCATGAAACAGAAGGCAGAGACTGATAGCACGTGCGACATACAGCGCGTGGTAGTGGAAGACACAGTGCGATTTAACGTTATAAAGCAAAAACGAAGGTTAAGAACAACTGAGGGTTAGAGAGGAGTTCCAAATTTTATCCAACAATTCCCCAATCACGAACCCTAATCCCATGAATTGAAGCAATTCTTCGACGATCATCGTCTCTCTGATTCAATCCCCATCTGTAAGTTCAATTTCAATTCCCTGAATCCCAATCCCAATCCCAAGCTCTTCTTTTTATAGATTAATTTCCAATCCTATTCCTAATTCCGCAATTTCGATCATCTTCGTTTTCTATATACGTTTTTCCGCTGGTCAGATCTGTTAACTAGAAATCGAGAATGGATGGGAACAAGGACGACGCGCTCAAATGCTTGAAAATTGGGAAACAGGCTTTAGAATCTGGGGATCGAAACCGCGCCTTGAAGTTCCTTACCAAGGCTCGCCGCCTCGACCCAACGCTTCCCGTCGACGACCTTTTGTCGGCCACAGAAGGCACTGCGGCGGCCGAGTCAAACCCTAATTCACGATTCGAAACGCCAGCGCCAACCCCCGAGGTGCGTTCCAGCGCGTCGTCGCCAAAATCGTTCTCAAACGATCAACCCTCAATCCGACGAAGGGTTTCCGCAGCTGAGCCCTCTTCGTCTTCATCATCGGCATCATATACGGAGGAGCAAGTCAGCGTGGTTAGAGAGATTCGGAGGAAGAAGAACTATTATGAGATTCTAGGGTTGGAGAAGAGTTGCACTGTGGAGGACGTGCGAAAAGCCTACAGAAAACTCTCCCTGAAGGTTCATCCTGATAAGAACAAAGCTCCGGGCTCTGAAGAAGCCTTCAAGTCCGTTTCAAAGGCGTTTCAGTGTCTCAGCAATGATGAGAATAGAAGAAAGTATGATCTTGCCGGAGAAGATGAGTCCCTCTTCGAGCAGCGGGCCGCTGCCAGGCCGGGCCCCAGGGCCTATCGCCATGGGTACTATGAGGCTGATTTTGATGCTGAGGAGATTTTCAGGAACTTCTTCTTTGGTGGGATGGCTCCTACAACCCAATTTGGTGGGTTCAGTTTTGGGCCTGGGATGGGTCCTAGGCCGGCGGATAATGGCTCCGGTGGTGGCTTCAACATTCGCGCTTTGATTCAGCTGCTCCCTGTTCTGCTGATTCTGCTGttgaatttcttgccttcttcGGATCCTGTGTATTCTCTTTCTAGGTCTTATCCTTATGAATTTCGGTACATTACCCCGAAGGGTGTTCACTACTATGTTAAGACAACCAAGTTCAATGAGGAGTATCCTATAGATAGCACCCAACGGGCTACAATTGAAGAAAGGGTTGAGAGGGAATACTTCAGCATTCTTCGGCAGAATTGTCGCCTCGAGGTGCAGCGTCGCCAATGGGGGTATATCCAGGAAACGCCACACTGTGAGATGCTCCGGAAGTTTGATTCCGTGAATTGATCATAATCCCCCAATCAAGGTGAAGTTTTTATCTTACTTTATTATATAGATGTAGATTTGCCCCCATTGTGATGGATACAGAGAATTTATTATTAGTTTTTGACTCCTATGATGCAGCTTATCATAATAATCCATTTGGTGCCTTGCTTGTGTACCAATTGGTCGTCATAAAAAGTATTGCCTACAACATATTCTTTCTTCTCATCACATGTCTCTTCTGAACAAATATATTTTAGCATTTTGTTACCTATTTACCCACCATTACTGATTTTGTCACTCCAGTATATGCATTAAGTTGCCGCCAGGCATACTGTTAGATATTACTTGAATCATGATGCTGTGTTGAACTTTAACATCACTGgtaaactttaaagtttgaataaTCAATAATGTGTACTGATATTTAAACCAAAACAAGCAGTAGCATGTGagtagattaaaaaaaattttaatattcaaGATCTTTCTTAGCTCTAGTGATTTTAGTTTAGCAAATTCtcggggtttttttttttttttttctccttttttgttttgttttggagGGAAGGCAGGGTTGAACTTCGAAATGGGTGCGTTTCATACTTCCATATTTAACTTTAAGGATGACGGTCCATAAATTTAATGCGATCGGTTGGCTGATATCAAAATATATGCATAACATTCAGTTGATATGAGTAATACATAATGAATCCGAGGGTTTCTTATTCTTACATCCGTATTAACAAATTGTACTTGGTAGATTCCCCTTATTATCCTCGCTAATAGTGATAGGATCTGTGTTTATAGTTTGTATCATTTGTCTGTGCAGAGTATCTTGAATAGGGTGTTAGCATTTCCCTTTTATGGAGGATACATTGGAAATTTGGAATCTTTCCTGGGTCATGGCATTCTCTTTACACGCCTTCACCCGAATNNNNNNNNNNNNNNNNNNNNNNNNNNNNNNNNNNNNNNNNNNNNNNNNNNNNNNNNNNNNNNNNNNNNNNNNNNNNNNNNNNNNNNNNNNNNNNNNNNNNNNNNNNNNNNNNNNNNNNNNNNNNNNNNNNNNNNNNNNNNNNNNNNNNNNNNNNNNNNNNNNNNNNNNNNNNNNNNNNNNNNNNNNNNNTTATATTTTCTGTCAGTTGATGTATGAAGTTGTAAGGCACTACTAACTTACCATCTTTAATTATTTGCCTACGTTAAGAATTGAGCTCTTCAGATTCGTTGTGCTTGGCAGTGCTCTCACACAACTCGTTAGTTGTATTTTCCTCGCGCGTTTTGTATGGGGTTCCAAGTTTGGGTAAGTACACGTACTAGTGATTGTGTTTTGGGAACATTTAAAAAGCGTCCTTAAAAAAATAAGGAAGGTTGACTTTAAAACAAGGAGGTAATGGTCAAATTAGTCTCTATGAAATTGTcactaaaatattttattaattaatttggttcttttttttttaatcaaaagataggagactcgaacttgtaacctcttaattgagtatggggagactatgccatttgagttataattcattGTCAATTAATTTGGTCCTTCAAAGATTAtaaattaatcatttttattcTTTTGCCATTCCATTAACAATATGCGTCAACATTTAGTATGTCTAATTGAAAGTTGTATcaaaatttcttaatttattcattttttaattaaataaatcctaattttaatataatttaatgacTAAATTAATAGATTTTTAAACATATTTGTTTAGTGTCTAATTGAACATATTAGATTAGGTGTTATATATATTGTCAATTAACATTTTATATTATCAATTTTATCAATTTTAGACAAAAATTGTTAATAGAATGACAgagaaacaaaaataattaatttataatttttgtaaaactaatttaattgataaaataTCTGAGataaatctaaaaaataatattttttaaaaattaatttgactgCCCCATTAGCTGAAGTAATCATTATCCATtgtagggatgtcaatggggcagggcAGGGGCAGGGGATGCCTCCCTACTCCCCATCCCCGTCTCTATTCCTCGCTATGGGGGAATATTGCTCCCTATTCCCATTCTCCACAGGACCCCATTTTTCGCGGGGATCCCATTCCCCATCTACaaaatagttctaactaattattaattttcatatgaatagagctgcaagtatctatcttatacaaaaacttcaagattttatacaaaagtctaaatgacacgatggtgacttctttcgaaataacgcaatGGGGGGATGCAATGACGAGCCAAAGGAAAAAAcagtggacgaggtgggagaTGCGGCAatagagaggagaatggacacgacggcagagttacgaaaaggaacgccgcaaatagaaattacgacgcgGTAAGGGTGATGGCAACGGGGCGGGGATCGCCGCTCAGGTCCCCGTGCCTGCTTCGGGGGAATTTTGTCTCCCATCCCCATCTCCACGGAAAAAATTCTccacaatcggatccccattcgAAGCAGTCCTCGCAGAAATCCCCCCGTCTCAGaaaattttgccatccctaatcCATTGCACATCATATGAGCCTCTAAAATCAGTTCGAATAAACTTATTACTGGTCCCATTTTGGCACATCAGTTTTTGTTTATGCATGCAAAAGATTTGCCATCCAAACTAGCACCTTGCTTCCACATGAATGTGCTTTACTTGGTTAAGGTGTTACGTGGTTATTCAAGTTACACTAACGGGAACATAAACgctttttaattttggtgtggaGTTTGCAAGGTGTTGAAAACTCAACAATATTCAAAACAAAAATTTGTTTAATAGCGGAAGCACcataaataattttttcacaacttgtgcgattaaataggcaataccaaagatactccaagcaataaatataatggcagaaattaaataatcagacaccagaattttaacATGGAAAAACTTCCAAAATAGGGATAAAAAACTTACGGGACCTAGTCCAataaaatcttccactatcagaataatgggtacacaaacagtcttcctagtgacactaaggcatctcaacaatcaacaaaatacatcatcaaaagtGATGGAATAAACATAAACCATCtacaaagtgggtatctcaaatcaggcaaaagagaaggcaatacaactagcaagttatatcctaatgttcatttttataccaggaataacatactaaaatttcataaaaaatggAGCAAGTTTACCGGTTCAATCGAATCAAAGTTGACTTGCCCtttttctcccaaattcttcttctcttcggcGCCGAAGTTTTCTGCTTCCTTTGCTTgccttttatttttctcttctttcaaaaTGAAAGATCTCtaatctctgtctctctctcccaCCGTGGCTTAgccacatttatttatttatttatttatttatttatttatttatttatttatttatttatttatttttgttttaaaaaaagttGTGTGGGTGACACTTGAGATTAGGGACCCACCAACAAATCTTCCCCTCACCAATTCAAGTAGGGATAGGCTGTTCCACCAAACCTGCCTTCTCTTTGCAAGAATCAAACTTCACTACAAGTAAACTTTTCGTCATCATATCTAAATCATTATCatcagtatggatcttctcaagtgcatatgacttcatTTCAAGCGCTTAACatatccaatgatacctcactTCTATGTGCTTCGATCGGGAATGAAACGTCGGATTCTTGCTGAGATGGATATCACTCTGACTGTCACAGAATAGcacaaacttctcttgattgatgtataactcttgtagaaatttcttcacccacaagagttccttagaagcttcaacaacaataatgtattctgcctctgtagtagacaaagcaacacatttctAAAGTCGAGATTGCCACGATACAGCTCCCCCTGCAAACGTCATCATATAACCAGAAGTAGACTTTCTTGAATCAAGATCCCCAGCCATATCCGCATCTGTGTAACCATCCAACACAGGTTGGACACTCCCAAAGCATAAACAAACTCTAGAAGTACCATTAAGGTATCTGAGAATTCACTTCACTGCTTGCCAGTGTTCCTtgccaggattagagagaaaccgacTAACAACTCCAACTGCATGAGCAATATCCGGCCTGGTGCAAACCAGCATACATCAAACTGCCAACTGCAGATGcatatggaatcttcttcatttctgctttctctttctcacttgtaggacattgctgcgaactcagcttgaaatgactagcaagtggagtactaacaGGTTTGGAATTACTCATGCTAAACCTTTCTAAATTCTTCTCAATATACTTCTGCTGTGACAACCACAATTTTCCATTCTTCCTGTCACGAGTGATACTCATGCCAAGGATTTTATTTGCAGGACCCAAATCCTTCATAGGAAAGGATCTGTTCAAGTCTTTTTTAAGACTTTCAATATTCTTAGtgtcatgaccaacaatcaacatgtcatcaacataaagcaagagaattataaaatcaccatcagagaattt harbors:
- the LOC107623102 gene encoding chaperone protein dnaJ 49 — protein: MDGNKDDALKCLKIGKQALESGDRNRALKFLTKARRLDPTLPVDDLLSATEGTAAAESNPNSRFETPAPTPEVRSSASSPKSFSNDQPSIRRRVSAAEPSSSSSSASYTEEQVSVVREIRRKKNYYEILGLEKSCTVEDVRKAYRKLSLKVHPDKNKAPGSEEAFKSVSKAFQCLSNDENRRKYDLAGEDESLFEQRAAARPGPRAYRHGYYEADFDAEEIFRNFFFGGMAPTTQFGGFSFGPGMGPRPADNGSGGGFNIRALIQLLPVLLILLLNFLPSSDPVYSLSRSYPYEFRYITPKGVHYYVKTTKFNEEYPIDSTQRATIEERVEREYFSILRQNCRLEVQRRQWGYIQETPHCEMLRKFDSVN
- the LOC107624493 gene encoding adenine nucleotide transporter BT1, chloroplastic/mitochondrial-like; the encoded protein is MGRVQGVEYGCRDVVIRRIKLEWVSHGDNVRVHPTGLFASVGQAGFGFGISPNPPPARDNAAKLPLANSSMKNELIPDEFGFQTTTRFQGFLLSDEHEEAALEVDEEGLMMNKKRKKGFKLKFKIGNPSLRRLISGAIAGAVSRTAVAPLETIRTHLMVGSCGRSTVQVFQSIMEVDGWKGLFRGNFANVIRVAPSKAIELFAYDTIKKQLSPKPGEQPKIPIPASLISGAVAGVSSTLCTYPLELLKTRLTVQRGVYKNLLDAFLRIVREEGPAELYRGLTPSLIGVIPYAATNYLAYDTMRKAYKKALNKEEIGNVMTLLIGSAAGAFSSTATFPLEVARKHMQAGAINGRQYSNMLHALMSILEKEGVAGLYRGLGPSCFKLVPAAGISFMCYEACKRILVENEES